One Campylobacter concisus DNA segment encodes these proteins:
- a CDS encoding peptidylprolyl isomerase produces MKKLLFLAAGVLSALNLYSAQMINGIAAIVENEPITLYEVYSLKEQLKTTEQDALNLLIRDRLEDAQIKNLNLSVTPFELNDRIEAIAKQNGMTNSQFRSSIQAQGMDFLDFKNNLEHKMLQEKLYKSIAAEAGKNINEQKAKAYFDANPDKFKVFSTARVVVYRAKDPDLLEAQKTSPKLLDGVQTQEVSLDYQSIDPRLAAIISSTNNGDYTQPLQGPDSFDMFLVKEKIGSYTPSFADVKDNVINELYQGEQEKLMSDYFEKLRAKAKIQILR; encoded by the coding sequence ATGAAAAAATTGCTCTTTTTGGCTGCTGGCGTGTTAAGTGCCTTAAATTTATATTCAGCTCAGATGATAAACGGCATCGCAGCTATCGTGGAGAACGAGCCTATCACGCTTTACGAGGTTTATAGCTTGAAAGAACAGCTAAAGACAACAGAGCAGGACGCTTTAAATTTGCTTATCAGAGATAGGCTTGAAGATGCGCAGATAAAAAACTTAAATTTAAGCGTGACACCTTTTGAGCTAAACGACAGGATCGAGGCGATCGCAAAGCAAAATGGCATGACAAATTCGCAGTTTAGAAGCTCTATCCAAGCTCAAGGCATGGACTTTTTGGACTTTAAAAACAACCTAGAGCACAAGATGCTTCAAGAAAAGCTCTATAAAAGCATAGCTGCTGAGGCTGGCAAAAACATAAACGAGCAAAAAGCAAAGGCGTATTTTGACGCTAATCCAGACAAATTTAAGGTCTTTAGCACCGCTAGAGTCGTAGTTTATAGAGCAAAAGACCCTGATCTGCTTGAAGCTCAAAAGACAAGTCCAAAGCTACTAGACGGTGTGCAAACACAAGAGGTCAGTTTGGACTATCAAAGCATAGATCCAAGACTTGCTGCGATCATCTCAAGCACGAATAACGGCGACTATACACAGCCTTTGCAAGGACCTGATAGCTTTGATATGTTTTTGGTAAAAGAGAAGATCGGCTCATACACACCAAGCTTTGCTGATGTAAAAGATAACGTTATAAACGAGCTTTACCAAGGTGAGCAAGAAAAATTAATGAGTGATTACTTCGAAAAACTCCGCGCAAAAGCAAAAATTCAAATTCTAAGATAA
- the gltX gene encoding glutamate--tRNA ligase has translation MIVTRFAPSPTGYLHIGGLRTALYNYLYARANNGKFLLRIEDTDLKRNSEEATQAIKEAFAWCKLDHDGEVTYQSKRFDLYKEYVKKLLDEGKAYKCYMSKEELEELRASQEARKERPKYDNRYRDFTGTPPAGIEPVIRIKAPLSGEIVIHDGIKGEVKFKVEDILDDFIIARSDGTPTYNFTVVIDDALMGVTDVIRGDDHLSNTPKQIVLYEALGFKTPKFYHVAMINGEDGKKLSKRHGATDVMEYKKMGYLPEALLNFLVRLGWSHGDDEIFTIEDMLKYFNPNDINKSSSTYNAQKLDWLNSHYIKTLPYERLAHDMLEFGVDFKALVKGELLLNSLRERSKTLIEMANSANAIINAPKSYDEKAWAKFINEDSKEILAKFAQILDRDLDAKGYEELTNKFLEQNGLKLKDLAQALRIALTGSSVSPSIFEVLEVVGSNEIKNRIQNLLKEEK, from the coding sequence ATGATAGTTACTAGATTTGCTCCGTCGCCTACTGGATACCTACACATAGGCGGACTTAGGACAGCTCTTTATAATTATTTATACGCAAGAGCTAACAATGGAAAATTTTTGCTCCGCATCGAAGATACTGACTTAAAACGAAACTCAGAAGAAGCCACACAAGCCATAAAAGAGGCATTTGCCTGGTGCAAGCTAGATCACGACGGCGAAGTGACATATCAGTCAAAGAGGTTTGATCTTTACAAAGAGTATGTTAAAAAGCTGCTTGATGAGGGCAAAGCCTACAAATGCTACATGAGCAAAGAGGAGCTTGAGGAGCTTAGAGCCAGCCAAGAGGCTAGAAAAGAGCGCCCAAAATATGATAATAGATATAGAGACTTTACTGGCACACCTCCAGCTGGCATCGAGCCAGTTATCCGTATAAAAGCCCCACTTAGCGGCGAGATCGTCATACATGATGGTATAAAAGGCGAGGTTAAATTTAAGGTTGAAGATATCTTAGACGATTTCATCATCGCAAGAAGCGACGGCACGCCAACATATAACTTCACAGTCGTGATAGATGACGCGCTAATGGGCGTAACAGACGTTATTCGCGGCGATGATCACCTCTCAAATACCCCAAAACAGATCGTTCTTTACGAGGCGCTTGGCTTTAAAACGCCTAAATTTTACCACGTCGCTATGATAAACGGCGAGGACGGCAAAAAGCTTAGCAAAAGGCACGGCGCGACTGACGTTATGGAGTATAAAAAGATGGGCTACTTGCCTGAAGCGCTCTTAAATTTTCTCGTTCGTCTTGGCTGGAGTCACGGCGATGATGAGATTTTTACTATTGAGGATATGCTCAAATACTTTAATCCAAACGATATCAACAAAAGCTCAAGCACCTACAACGCCCAAAAGCTTGACTGGCTAAATTCTCATTACATCAAGACCTTGCCTTACGAGAGACTAGCGCACGATATGCTCGAGTTTGGCGTGGATTTTAAGGCTTTGGTAAAGGGCGAGCTACTGCTAAATTCACTCCGTGAGAGATCAAAGACACTAATTGAAATGGCAAACAGCGCAAATGCGATCATCAACGCTCCAAAAAGCTATGACGAGAAAGCTTGGGCTAAATTTATAAATGAAGATAGCAAAGAAATTTTGGCGAAATTTGCTCAAATTTTAGACCGCGACCTTGACGCAAAGGGATACGAGGAGCTAACTAATAAATTTTTAGAACAAAACGGCTTAAAACTAAAAGACCTGGCTCAAGCCTTGAGGATAGCGCTAACTGGCTCAAGCGTGAGCCCAAGTATCTTTGAAGTGCTTGAAGTAGTAGGCAGTAACGAGATCA